The Drosophila sulfurigaster albostrigata strain 15112-1811.04 chromosome 3, ASM2355843v2, whole genome shotgun sequence genomic sequence CCATACCAATACTTGGAACGTGTGCGCTGGTATCTCCATTGGACTTGGGGAAAGCCTTCAGAGATTCTCGCGTCCAGCAGCTGCATGCTTGCCAGCAGTCTAATGTGTCGTCTGCGATGACCGTCGAGCGTAACGCAATAGTGCAAATAGCTAACAATGCAAGAGAGCGATTCCCAGCTAAAGATTAGCTTAACCAGCGGCGTCATATGACTAAACATGGCCTGCGACATTTGTGGATCGTTCAGCTTAACGTAAATGCCGGCCACAAAGCCAAGAATCAATGCCAAGCGCATTGTCATTGCGTAGATAAATTGCAAGGGCGTCGTCTTGGGGCCACCATTGCGTTGACTGTGCAGCCTAAATGTAATGACGCCCCAATAGAAGAGGAGACTGTACAGGCTATTGTAGCAATAGACAAATCCAGCGCCATCTGCTCCGTTCCTCTGCATCGCTTCAACTGCGGCATTGTGAGTGTTACTTATGACTAGTTGGCTTAATTACATGCAGATAAGATCGAAGCGCAAAGACAAGTTTTGACAGTTCGCTTTATTTAGCGCCAACTCGCTTGATACATGGTCCTTCTTCCAACTAAACTATCAGGCTATCAGGAATCGGCTATAAACattgtgtatgtataattGGCGTACTTTTAGTCCTAGtgcatgttgttgttcttgttattgatGTTTCGCTGTTGTTTTACTGTATCCATCTAACTGTTTGATTTTGTTCAAtgtgaaaatttataaattaaatatctaaatatgttgttgctggttcATGTTGCGGTTTCATAATGGTGATGAAGCAGCTCCTAGTTCTCAAGTTCGACGATCCTTCTTCTCGTTCACGGAACCATTGCTGAAGGCATGATTATTATGTATATCGGACTTCTTGCGTCTTAAAGCCTTTTGGAGCACATGGGCATCCGCTGGCTCGATGCGTTTGTAGTATTGCTCTTTGGTGTCAACGATCTCAAAGCCAAACTTTTTGTAAAACTCGATAGCGCCATCGTTGTTAATTTGCACATGCCtagcaaaattaaaatgttattcatCATGATCACTAAGAAGATTCGAAGCACTCACAGAAAGATACTGTCGAAGTTGCCATCCTTCTCAGCATAGTTGAGTATGTGCTCGAACATAACGGTGCCGATGCCCAGGCGTCGATAGGGCGATAAGCATCCCAAGGTCATGATATACAGGCGTCGCTGATTGTCCGTTGTGTCAATGCGACAGCACACGGCACCCACAACAATATCATTGTAATAGGCAAGTTTCGCAAGTTCACCGGCATCGAGCACGTCCACATAGAATTTGTCATTGTAGGAAACTGGAAAGACCACGGTGTTGAGCTTCTTCAGTTGCTTAATGTTATGTGGCGTAACATCGCCCAATTCGATACTGGATctgcaacaaacaaacaattggcATACACGATGATTCTAATTATTCtcaatgtatttttttagGTTAGGGTTTTTAGGCGCCCTTAGGACAA encodes the following:
- the LOC133840229 gene encoding probable N-acetyltransferase san encodes the protein MTRSSIELGDVTPHNIKQLKKLNTVVFPVSYNDKFYVDVLDAGELAKLAYYNDIVVGAVCCRIDTTDNQRRLYIMTLGCLSPYRRLGIGTVMFEHILNYAEKDGNFDSIFLHVQINNDGAIEFYKKFGFEIVDTKEQYYKRIEPADAHVLQKALRRKKSDIHNNHAFSNGSVNEKKDRRT